Proteins encoded by one window of Lutibacter sp. A64:
- a CDS encoding glycoside hydrolase family 13 protein gives MKINRLLLLLLSVSLTSYAQKVKRIEPPNWWVGMHHNQVELLVYGDEIATYTPSINNESILLKEIKKTDNENYVFLTIDVSNAPVGFFKIDFTKKGKRNNFSVDYELKERKKDSKLRKGFDSSDAIYLITPDRFANADPSNDIVKGLHETKIDRKHDYARHGGDIKGITEHLDYISDMGFTAIWSTPVLENDMKESSYHGYAITDLYKPDPRFGTMEEYIDLATKSNKKGLKFIMDQVANHIGIEHWWMKDLPSKEWINYQNEFEKGELIVTNHRRSTNQDNYASKKDKDLMNAGWFVSAMPDLNQKNPLVANYLIQNSVWWVETLDLGGIRQDTYPYPDKDFMSNWAGAIMEEYPNFSIVGEEWSLNPLLVAYWQKGHINKDGYESNLTSTMDFPMQRAIVDALNEEEQWDTGFVKMYEGLANDFVYANPNNIMVFPDNHDMSRIFTQLNEDVVNTKMALGYVLALPRIAQIYYGTEVLLNDTAKPGDHGLIRTDFPGGWKGDKVNAFTGKGLSKDQLEMQSFMKKVLNYRKNSEAIHAGKTIHFAPENGVYVLFRLLENEIVTVILNKNEKVIELDLTRFEEIGLQGKTVKNIISDEEFSWDTSLKLNSKGITILTTKF, from the coding sequence ATGAAAATTAACCGCTTACTTTTACTACTGTTATCTGTTAGCTTAACTTCTTATGCGCAAAAAGTGAAGAGAATTGAACCTCCAAATTGGTGGGTTGGAATGCATCATAATCAAGTTGAACTCTTAGTTTATGGTGATGAAATTGCAACATATACACCTTCAATTAATAATGAGTCTATTTTATTGAAAGAAATAAAAAAAACGGATAATGAAAATTATGTTTTTTTAACAATTGATGTTTCAAATGCACCTGTTGGTTTTTTTAAGATAGACTTCACCAAAAAAGGGAAACGTAATAATTTTAGTGTTGATTACGAACTAAAAGAACGTAAAAAAGATTCTAAATTAAGAAAAGGTTTCGACAGTTCAGATGCTATTTATTTAATTACGCCAGACCGTTTTGCAAATGCAGATCCATCAAACGATATTGTTAAAGGATTGCATGAAACCAAAATTGATAGAAAGCACGATTATGCACGTCATGGTGGCGATATAAAAGGGATTACTGAGCATTTAGATTATATTTCAGATATGGGTTTTACCGCAATATGGTCAACGCCTGTTTTAGAAAATGATATGAAAGAAAGTTCGTACCACGGGTATGCAATTACAGATTTGTACAAACCAGATCCTCGCTTTGGTACAATGGAAGAATATATAGACCTCGCTACAAAATCTAATAAAAAAGGACTTAAATTTATTATGGATCAGGTTGCGAATCATATTGGTATAGAACATTGGTGGATGAAAGATTTGCCTTCAAAAGAATGGATTAATTATCAAAATGAATTTGAAAAAGGTGAGTTAATTGTAACCAATCATAGAAGATCAACAAACCAAGATAATTACGCTTCAAAAAAAGATAAAGATTTAATGAATGCAGGTTGGTTTGTTTCTGCAATGCCAGATTTAAATCAGAAAAATCCATTGGTTGCAAATTATTTAATTCAGAATAGTGTTTGGTGGGTTGAAACGTTAGATTTAGGAGGAATTCGTCAAGATACATATCCTTATCCAGATAAAGATTTTATGAGTAATTGGGCTGGAGCAATTATGGAAGAATATCCAAATTTTAGTATTGTTGGTGAAGAGTGGAGTTTAAATCCTTTATTGGTTGCTTATTGGCAAAAAGGACATATAAATAAAGATGGTTACGAGTCTAATTTAACTTCTACAATGGATTTTCCAATGCAACGCGCTATTGTAGATGCTTTAAATGAAGAGGAACAATGGGATACTGGTTTTGTTAAAATGTACGAAGGTTTGGCAAATGATTTTGTCTATGCAAATCCTAACAACATTATGGTTTTTCCAGATAACCACGATATGAGCCGTATTTTTACACAGTTAAACGAGGATGTTGTAAATACTAAAATGGCTTTAGGTTATGTATTAGCTTTGCCAAGAATTGCACAAATTTATTATGGTACAGAAGTATTGTTAAACGATACTGCAAAACCAGGAGATCACGGTTTAATTAGAACCGATTTTCCTGGAGGCTGGAAAGGAGATAAAGTAAATGCATTTACTGGAAAAGGGCTTTCAAAAGACCAACTAGAAATGCAGTCTTTTATGAAAAAAGTATTGAATTACCGTAAAAACAGTGAAGCAATTCATGCTGGTAAAACGATACATTTTGCGCCAGAAAATGGTGTTTATGTATTGTTTAGATTGTTAGAAAATGAAATTGTAACCGTAATTTTAAATAAAAATGAAAAAGTTATAGAGTTGGATTTAACTCGTTTTGAAGAAATTGGATTACAAGGTAAAACTGTTAAAAATATAATTTCTGATGAAGAATTTAGTTGGGATACATCTTTAAAATTAAATTCAAAAGGAATTACAATTTTAACAACAAAATTTTAG
- a CDS encoding glycoside hydrolase family 65 protein: MNKNYIIPNEWSIIEDGFVAENVEASESLFSIGNGSMGQRANFEEDYSGNTFQGSYIGGIYYPDKTRVGWWKNGYPEYFAKVLNAPNWIGIHIAINGTKFDLNTCKVSNFKRELNMKEGWLGRSFNAELASGEKIEVTTKRFVSIDFNETGTIEYHIKALNFSGEITYAPYIDAGIENEDSNYGEFFWEILEVVEGENSGCILSKTLKTEFHVSTAMQIALALNNETISVSQETKVEDKKLTYTYKVNVNEGDVATIYKYGSYVSSLNYKNEDLNAASLSNVQNAAELGFQELLNAQIKAWAAIWKTADIVIEGDVKAQQGIRFNIFQLNQTYLGTDARLNIGPKGFTGEKYGGSTYWDTEAYCIPFYMATKDDKVAKNLLLYRYNQLDKAIENAEKLGFKNGAALYPMVTMNGEECHNEWEITFEEIHRNGAMVYGIYNYVNYTQDFEYIPKNGLEVMIAIARFWHQRANFSKAKNKYVILGVTGPNEYENNINNNFYTNYLAKWCIEYTVDSLNRVKKEYAEDFERVISKVNLTAQETSEWLKVADNMYFPFDEEKQIYLQQDGFLDKEIIPVEELPKSERPINQKWSWDRILRSCYIKQADVLQCFYFFENKFSTKELEKHFDFYEPITVHESSLSPCVHSILAASIDRMPKAYEQYLRTARLDLDDYNHEVHEGCHITSMAGTWMSVVQGFGGMRVWEDGVLAFNPQIPAEWKSYEFTINFRGTIIKVYKSQTECKFFNESDAEVTMLVNGKEISIPSKEIVVV, encoded by the coding sequence ATGAATAAGAACTATATTATACCAAACGAGTGGTCAATTATTGAAGATGGTTTTGTAGCAGAAAATGTTGAAGCTTCAGAAAGTTTGTTTAGTATTGGAAACGGATCCATGGGACAACGTGCTAATTTTGAAGAAGATTATTCAGGGAACACATTCCAAGGAAGTTATATTGGTGGAATTTATTATCCAGATAAAACGCGAGTTGGTTGGTGGAAAAATGGCTACCCAGAGTATTTCGCAAAAGTATTAAATGCTCCAAATTGGATTGGAATTCACATTGCTATCAACGGTACTAAGTTTGATTTAAATACGTGTAAAGTTTCAAATTTTAAGCGAGAATTAAATATGAAAGAAGGCTGGTTAGGTCGTTCTTTTAACGCAGAATTAGCTTCAGGAGAAAAAATTGAAGTTACTACAAAACGCTTTGTAAGTATCGATTTTAATGAAACAGGTACTATTGAATACCATATAAAAGCACTTAATTTTTCTGGAGAAATAACTTATGCGCCATATATTGATGCTGGTATAGAAAATGAAGATTCTAATTATGGTGAGTTCTTTTGGGAAATTTTAGAAGTTGTAGAAGGTGAAAATAGTGGTTGTATTCTTTCAAAAACATTAAAAACAGAATTTCATGTTAGTACTGCAATGCAAATTGCGTTAGCGCTTAATAATGAAACAATTTCTGTGTCTCAAGAAACTAAAGTTGAGGATAAAAAATTAACATACACATATAAAGTTAATGTAAATGAAGGTGATGTAGCTACCATTTATAAATATGGAAGTTATGTTAGTTCATTAAATTATAAAAACGAAGATTTAAACGCAGCTTCACTTTCAAATGTTCAAAATGCTGCTGAATTAGGTTTTCAAGAACTTTTAAATGCGCAAATTAAAGCGTGGGCAGCTATATGGAAAACTGCTGATATTGTTATTGAAGGTGACGTAAAAGCACAGCAAGGAATTCGTTTTAATATTTTTCAATTAAATCAAACATATTTAGGTACAGATGCACGCTTAAATATTGGTCCAAAAGGATTTACTGGTGAAAAATACGGTGGAAGTACCTATTGGGATACAGAAGCATATTGTATTCCTTTTTATATGGCTACAAAAGATGATAAAGTTGCTAAAAATTTATTGTTATACCGTTACAATCAATTAGATAAAGCGATTGAAAATGCCGAAAAACTAGGTTTTAAAAACGGAGCAGCCTTGTATCCTATGGTTACAATGAATGGTGAAGAATGCCATAACGAATGGGAAATTACTTTTGAAGAAATTCATAGAAATGGTGCTATGGTTTATGGAATTTACAACTATGTAAATTATACACAAGACTTTGAGTACATTCCCAAAAACGGATTGGAAGTTATGATTGCTATTGCACGTTTTTGGCATCAAAGAGCTAATTTTTCTAAAGCTAAAAACAAGTATGTAATTTTAGGTGTAACTGGTCCTAATGAATACGAAAACAACATCAATAATAATTTTTACACCAATTATTTAGCAAAATGGTGTATAGAATATACAGTAGATTCTTTAAATAGAGTAAAAAAAGAATATGCCGAAGATTTTGAGCGTGTAATTTCAAAAGTTAATTTAACTGCACAAGAAACTTCAGAATGGTTAAAAGTAGCAGATAATATGTATTTTCCTTTTGATGAAGAAAAGCAAATTTATTTACAACAAGATGGTTTTTTAGATAAAGAAATTATTCCTGTAGAAGAGTTACCTAAGTCAGAAAGACCAATCAACCAAAAATGGTCTTGGGATAGGATATTGCGCTCTTGTTATATAAAACAAGCCGATGTATTACAATGTTTTTACTTTTTTGAAAATAAATTTAGCACTAAAGAATTAGAAAAACATTTCGATTTTTATGAACCAATTACAGTTCACGAATCATCATTATCGCCTTGCGTACATTCAATTTTGGCAGCTTCAATAGACAGAATGCCAAAAGCATATGAACAGTATTTGCGTACAGCACGTTTAGATTTAGATGATTACAATCACGAAGTACACGAAGGTTGTCATATTACTAGTATGGCAGGTACTTGGATGTCTGTTGTACAAGGTTTTGGAGGAATGCGTGTTTGGGAAGATGGTGTTTTAGCCTTTAATCCTCAAATTCCTGCTGAATGGAAATCGTACGAGTTTACAATTAATTTTAGAGGAACTATTATTAAAGTTTACAAAAGTCAAACTGAATGTAAATTCTTTAATGAATCTGATGCTGAGGTTACTATGTTGGTTAATGGTAAAGAAATCTCAATTCCTTCAAAAGAAATTGTTGTTGTATAA
- the pgmB gene encoding beta-phosphoglucomutase: MKKEIAFIFDLDGVIVDTAKYHFLAWRNLANELSFEFTEKHNELLKGVSRVRSLEILLSIGNVTLTEAQKQTYLVKKNTEYLGYVNQMTAEEILPGINQLLDFLDQNNIKYALGSASKNAPLILEKVGLYNRFSAIVDGNDVSKAKPDPEVFLIGAKKLNMKPENCIVVEDAIAGVEAANTANMVSIGIGDAELLKEATYILNDTSGFTTDFLQKILN, translated from the coding sequence ATGAAAAAAGAAATCGCTTTTATATTCGATTTAGATGGTGTAATAGTAGATACGGCAAAGTATCATTTTTTAGCTTGGAGAAATTTAGCAAACGAGTTGAGTTTTGAATTTACAGAAAAACATAATGAATTACTAAAAGGTGTTAGCCGTGTTAGATCCTTAGAAATATTATTGAGTATAGGAAATGTAACATTAACCGAAGCGCAAAAACAAACCTATTTAGTAAAAAAAAATACAGAGTATTTGGGGTATGTAAACCAAATGACTGCTGAAGAAATTTTACCAGGAATTAATCAATTATTAGATTTTTTAGATCAAAATAATATAAAATATGCATTGGGTTCAGCAAGTAAAAATGCACCATTAATTTTAGAAAAAGTAGGACTTTACAATAGATTTTCAGCTATTGTAGATGGTAATGATGTGTCAAAAGCAAAACCAGATCCAGAAGTGTTTTTAATTGGTGCTAAAAAATTAAATATGAAACCAGAGAATTGTATAGTAGTAGAAGATGCCATTGCTGGTGTTGAAGCTGCAAACACCGCTAATATGGTAAGTATTGGAATAGGTGATGCTGAATTATTAAAAGAAGCAACTTATATTTTAAACGACACATCTGGTTTTACAACAGATTTTTTACAAAAAATATTGAATTAA